The genomic region ACAGCTAGCGGAATGAACATTGCTCCTCCGATCAAATCATAACTGGtacaaattttcaatttggcacCGCATCCTCCTCTCTCCAGAGAGAAAACTCAGTACTGGTAGTCATCTTTGTAATAATGCCGGGGAACCATCCAGTCATAAACATAGTCATACTCGAAGCCTTGTTGAACAAAGAGGTCTTTGAACAACTTCCTGAGGTATGCATAGTCGGGCTCGTCCTCGAACCCCAGCGAGCGGCAGTAGATGAGGTAGGACGCGAACTCGGCTGGATGTCCGCGGCAGAGCTCCTCGGGTGAGGTAGCCATCTTCATGTCCTTGATCATGTCGTGCGTCTCCCTGTGGTTCCTGGCGTCCGCGTCCTGCCATGGGAGGCTGAGGATAGATATAGCAACAACAACATGTGTTAAGAGTGTGGGTTACACTACGGGAAGAGGGAATGGTAGAGATTGAGTGCAGGAGGTTAGGTTGGAGAGGACCGACCTTCCTCTGAGGAAGTAGAGCAGCATGTAGCCGATGGATTCTAGGTCATCCCTCCGGCTTTGCTCTGCGGGGAATTGTTAGGTGGGTGTCAGATTTTTGGTACGAAACCGAAGGTGCGAGAAGTTCCAAGGGGAAACAACTTTGGATGGCTTTAATTTGGCAAGGAGCTCTTGCAGAATATATAGGGCGAAAGTTCATATTCATGTGTAGAATGAGATAAACCCTTACCGATTCCGAGATGGTTGTTTATGCTCGCGTATCTCGGCGTTCCTTGCAGGCCCATCATGTTCTCCCTGCATTTGGTTAAATAGGGAAAACATGTAATATATACAAGTCTTTGTTCCATACTATTGTCTTGTGGGTAATTGAGAACACATTATTGTTCATTACTATGAAATCAATGTTAAAAAATGGCATGTTTACCTGTATGGGATATGCTGCTTGCCGTGCTTGGACGTCTCCATGTACTTCCTCGCGATTCCGAAATCTATAAGATGAACCTGCACGCAGAGAGATGTTCAAAAAACTTAGTAGAAAACAAGGAAACATATATACCTCTGCATGCAATGCAATGATCCATGCATGAAAATACAAATAGAACAATGGAATAATATGCAATGATCCATGAACTGCAAGCTAATTGAGTACTGATCTATGAGTACCAGGTTGGCGCTCTTGCCGCGGCCCATGAGGAAGTTCTGCGGCTTGATGTCCTTGTGCACGAAAGAGTTGGTGTGGAGGCACTCGACCCGGTCAATCTACCCAAACAAAAACAGAAGACGCGCGTTAACTAAGTAAATCACCACATGCATGATGCGGAGACATGAACGATGGAATTTGAAAGCTTAATTGCATTGCAGAGCAAATGTATGTATGTACCATTTGGTCGGCGAGCATGAGGACGGTCTTGAGGGAGAGCTTGGCGTCGCAGGACTCGAAGAGATCCTGGAGGTTGGGCCCCAGCAGGTCCATCACCAGGGCGCTGTAGTCGCCCTCGACGCCGAACCACCTCACATTTGGAATCCCGGCTGCGAATGCACAAGCACAAAAAGAATCATACTAATGTTGGCTATATGTATGCAATTGCACACAAAATTAAGCAAACACAATTGCATCATGGGTGAAGAATTACCTTGTTCTTGGAGTTTCCTGTAGACCTTGGCCTCGTAGATCAGCTGTGGGAACCTCGCCCTGAGAGACTCCTGGGACGTACAGATCAATGCATGCAGTGTGGCAAATTAAGCGAGCAGTTGTAATCAAGAAAATTGAACAACGAGTGCATCGAGGGAGGCGTGGCAAATTAATGAACAACACAAGGAAGAGGATGAAGGGGAGGGTAGGGACTCACGAGCTTGATGGCGACCTCCTCCTTGGTCTCGGCGTCCGTGCCGTGGTAGATCTCCCCGAAGGAGCCGGTGCCGATGATGGGGCCGACGCGGAAGACGGTGCCGCCGTCACCGTCACCGTGCCCGTCCCCGGTGGAGATGGCCTCCGGGACCGACTTGAACTTGCGGGGCGGCGGCCTGCTGCGGCCGTGGCGCGGTCCCGGCGGCGTTGCTGCGTTGCCGCGTCCtatcatggcggcggcggcgcgatcgaTCCGTGCGCGCGGGTCTACTCTACACAACTCTCCTTAACCGCGTAGGACCGACGTAGGTGCTACGTGCAACGAGGGCTGGGGAGGGACTACGTACAAGTAGTAGTTCGCACAAGACAAGGGCGTCTCCGGGTCGGACCCCAATTGCTATATTGCTCGGGTTATCTCTTGCAGTCTTGTTGTTAATTAACTCTAATAATACGGAAGTGCTCTATACAATGAGGAATGGAGGACGGTCTGCGGGAGCGGCGACGCCAGTGTTTGAAGATGGCTATTGTTTGGCTTGTGACTTTCCTCACTagttttgaacattgtaatagggaaACGAACATGGTTGCTCATGAAACCGCAACAAATTCTTGGTTTGAGGAGCCGATGGACGAAATTATAACACTTTTAATAGACGATGCAACTGTTATTTTCAATCAATAAAGTCGTTTCTTTTTGTCAAAAAAAGCGTCTTCTCTAGTAGTAGCTACTAGAGCATCCCCAAACGGACTGGGACTTTGGTTATCGGGCGTAACTTCACCCGGATTTGTAAGAAAGTCAAAAAATCCGAAATTTTTTGCGGACAAAGTAGATTTATTGTTGCACTCGTATGAAATCTTTTGCGAAGAAATGACTTTCATGTTGTTGTGGACGTAAGAAAAATTGTCTCTATATACATGGTACTACTGTTCATGCTATTGTTGGGGAATAtttttcattttgtcagagaatATTTCGTTACAGAATATTTTTGTACGACAGAAACGACAACTCGAGTTTGTTGGGAAAATGTTTTGGAACATTTTGACTTTTTCtgatttttaaaaaataaaatcaatTATCAGGTGTAATTACCACCATGTTCCAAAGGGTATTTTCCAACCCCAAACCCCGCTTAAGCGGACTGCTCGGTCATTGGCAGGTAAAAGAAGACGACCCACCTTGCTAAAcctgggcaaacgtcgggccgggccgggtttcgggccgggcttgtaaagcccgaccttcatttctcaagcccgagcccggcccgaagcctgAAATACTCCCTgatttcaagcccgagcccggcccgaaatcaagcccgaagcccgaaagcccggcctgaACGCTGTTTTTTGGTACGTGTACGTGCAAGCCCGGCCTGAAGCCCGAAAGCTCGGcccaaaaaatagaaaaagagaagccCGAGCCCGGTCCGAACTACctttcgggctgcaaaacaaagcccAAGCCTGGCCCGAGTGTTAAGCCCTGTCCGGCCCGACCCGGGTTTTTCGGGTCGGgctcgggccgggctgcccatgcccgggtttacaCCCTGCCATCTCATACcaaccttagggcatctccagccgttggcccccccaggACGCACAAAAATCacccccctgggggcgagccggcgagacactcggcgctgggggcggtttttcGCCCAGTCGccgcccccagctcgcccccaggcgccgaaattggcccactttgcagcccaatttcggcgaataaacggcccatatgggcgagaataggcccatattcgacgTGGTTTCGCCctgtctcggcgttcaattatcaacataattattccttatcacatatttcatcgcagaaaaatcaaatacttcaacaaaatagtacaacaacaaatagtttaatacaaattatatagttcaacaaataaaaaatcgtatttcatcacgcggcgtcccccttgagcctccataggtgctcaatcagatctttctgcagttgatgatgcacctgtgggtctcggatctcttgacgcatactgagataggcagtccaagttgccggtagctggtgatcaacttcggctagaggaccctgcctgtagtatgattcagtgtcaaacactgggtcttcttgctcgctctcgatgatcatgttgtgcaagatgacacagcaagtcatgatctcccacatttgatctttcgacNNNNNNNNNNaaaaaaagcagacggcaaagatctttgccgtctgctttgtcTGTTAAAGACGGCAAAGAgcatactttgccgtctgtaatagaaaacacagacggcaaagatctttgccgtctgctttttttattacagacggcaaagtatgatctttgccgtctgtattttttCCGCAGATGGCAAAGTCTGTTTTGCCGTtagtttttctttgccgtctgctgctgaCGGCAAATTCTCTCTTTGCCATCTGGACCGACAAAAAGCTGACAGTAAAGACACCTCCTGACGGCAAATTAGCAGTTTCCCATAGtgaaagcaaacatgtggaggaggcgtttcttttacttacccgagtccggagctctccaggggcattcacagatctgccacgcagcgtatcagatgctgcggagttctaccgtgctcaggaggggagcttaacggagaagttgttctggtcccagtatactggggccgaacatccaacgcctctgagtgaccaactaaagcagttggtcgaactccacagggtggctgaagtggctatgaaggatttcatagtccggatgtggcctggtgagcccctgcccaccagctacttcggcctgatcaagcggatggtgaatgcctgtccgtgactggaagtcatcaagcgatctgtttgcattgagggtgcccgccgggcctttgcccatgcgaaggtgcattggggcaagttggatgcggagaagctggtgaagaacgggccgccggagggcaaggcgcatcgctattcggagaagtattatgatggcgttatgaagggcgctcgcctcatggccgatgaatgtaccaaggacataattttagaatgaattcacttctgtcatgtttgtaatataaggacgaagttacttgcgctatgtagtgcttttgttatttaaaatattaccttctgtgcggctgtttataaaattctgaaagtaggccagtcatcggcttccgcccccatgtaactagtattggggtgttcgtggaaaacccggacactctttatccaaatttttggtcccttaaggaggtgtctggcgcagcgaacaaggcaattggactatgcggctttataaccttcacttagccatagaagtctacaattttaaatttcggcgaagcccctagaatccggaaggccgaattggggcgctatatacacctagatcggacgaagccgaattattgcctaaagcggaaaaatctttaaggattttaagacctctcgaatagcgaccagctctcgccacatcatgccggtcagttttcggctttctctactgaggtgctcgtccggaagaaccgggacacaatcgcagtagttctccctgcactaCCATAGCCgttataacggaacgtaaggcaccaaaacaagggagccgggctatcccaactgtagacccaagacatgattcagagctgatgcatataatgttataagttcggggtgccgcactgttgaaagtgttcggacttgtcttcccgtattatggggcgccataagaagcccttggcaaactgaacgtaccaaggtgtacggatgcaatatcaaatagacatttgtaagaaaaaatgctcaaataagaataataagctgacgctatatatgatctcccattgatgaataatacgtttaagcatatatttacaatgaatgcattaagcggagataaataggattatttgacataccctatccgggggcaggctacgtacaaatagataaagcaggtattatgatcgtaaatagattccacctgggtatttccttctgtgcgcaaagcctgttgcctccttggttttctctcctatgtaagtccgacaatctggCTCTTCTGgagaggctgcactaaagcaatgtcctgaaaggtgaAAGGAAAGGTTACGAAGGTACGTGACGGTggtaccgcactgttgactgagccaaagttgcgcctccgcctgtgcccatggtattttaagtgcgtaattgtgtacgcatggCACGAATGCTTCTTTGATGGgctttgagcggaggccggactgctagtcgtgctcttggcgtgcctggtggtcctgttgcggggtgctctgaactcgcttgacggtgcttgaggttgtcgtcgccggattggtggtttgccggaggaggccgcattgtacttctgccgcgagggctgcagtatgctcttctatacggagagagcggtccatgtttccgttgactattatgaccccgtgcgggcctggcatcttgatcttgaggtatgcatagtgtggtaccgcattgaatctagcgaatgcggttctcCCGAggagtgcgtggtaaccactacggaaagggacgacatcgaagattaactcctcgcttcggaagttgtccggagatccgaagaccacttccaatgttatagagcccgtacaatgggcctctactccaggaattacacctttaaaggtggttttggtgggcttgatccttgaaggatcgatgcccattttgtgcattgtgtcctggtaaagcaggttcaggctgctgccgccgtccataaggactcgcgtgaggtggaatccgtggatgattgggtctaagaccaatgcggccgagccgccgtgatggatgctagtaggatgatccctacgatcaaaggtgatcggacaagctgaccatgggttgagtttggggacgactggctccatcgcgtagacgtcccNNNNNNNNNNNNNNNNNNNNNNNNNNNNNNNNNNNNNNNNNNNNNNNNNNNNNNNNNNNNNNNNNNNNNNNNNNNNNNNNNNNNNNNNNNNNNNNNNNNNNNNNNNNNNNNNNNNNNNNNNNNNNNNNNNNNNNNNNNNNNNNNNNNNNNNNNNNNNNNNNNNNNNNNNNNNNNNNNNNNNNNNNNNNNNNNNNNNNNNNNNNNNNNNNNNNNNNNNNGgacgtcggggctcctcgtcatcgtcgctgtgcagccccttgtccttgttttcggtgtttgtTTTGTcagcctgtttaaatacccagcagtgtctattggtgtggttggctggcttgtccggggtgccatgaatttggcacgagcggtctgataacccacaagtataggggatcgcaacagctttcgagggtgaagtacaacctaaatttattgattcgacacaaggggagccaaagaatattcttgagtattcgcagttgagttgtcaattcaaccccacctggataacttagtatctacagcaaagtatttagtagcaaaggtggtatgataataatggtaatggtagcaacagtaaagataaatgtttttgggtttttgtagtagttgtaacagtagcaacagaaaagtaaataagcgaagaacaatatatgaaaagctcgtaggcaatggatcaatgatggataattatgccggatgcgattcctcgtgcaatagttataacgtagggtgatatagaactagatccaattcatcaatgtaatgtaggcatgtattccgtaaatagtcatacgtgcttatggaaaagaacttgtatgacgtcttttgtcctaccctcccgttgcagtggggtcctagtggaaactaagggatattaaggcctccttttaatagagaacaggaccaaagcattaacacatagtgaatacatgtac from Triticum aestivum cultivar Chinese Spring chromosome 4A, IWGSC CS RefSeq v2.1, whole genome shotgun sequence harbors:
- the LOC123083450 gene encoding casein kinase I-like, translating into MIGRGNAATPPGPRHGRSRPPPRKFKSVPEAISTGDGHGDGDGGTVFRVGPIIGTGSFGEIYHGTDAETKEEVAIKLESLRARFPQLIYEAKVYRKLQEQAGIPNVRWFGVEGDYSALVMDLLGPNLQDLFESCDAKLSLKTVLMLADQMIDRVECLHTNSFVHKDIKPQNFLMGRGKSANLVHLIDFGIARKYMETSKHGKQHIPYRENMMGLQGTPRYASINNHLGIEQSRRDDLESIGYMLLYFLRGSLPWQDADARNHRETHDMIKDMKMATSPEELCRGHPAEFASYLIYCRSLGFEDEPDYAYLRKLFKDLFVQQGFEYDYVYDWMVPRHYYKDDYQY